From a single Bombus terrestris chromosome 17, iyBomTerr1.2, whole genome shotgun sequence genomic region:
- the LOC100648074 gene encoding protein ECT2 isoform X4, with the protein MEEQSVHSSISDINSEEAVRSEPLIIPRKKRICLIGAAGDDPALGAAAQQFSVPVLKSETGLEHVEDTSYCTYFILKKFEGPEYDALHKSAHRILGPTALLQLAEKKDSLPSITRPMYTQAMVGTVVVFTGFRKKDELTKLINMIHNMGGSIRKEMGAKVTHLIANCCGGDKYRYAVTFRVPIMSMEWVTALWNAKDDISSYGNNEELITTYKLKPFFGAKVCFFGFPDEEKRHMCEVLQQQGGESTEIDDPNCTHVVTDLGSHQYKNSNNTFDTLPYTKNPNHISYPYLKTKPFSFSFYNPYTNTIPNTKLINSSHTFHFNNTNLTKKLSTRRFSHCFCSNVPQHFEFQENKCAYSILNDISQDSAICMDDNLYDYPSLSDESFMSEFSIGRADSGVSMSNVIQTNDVNALQESNFPVTSTMLDMHSISLSTSSSFLCNDKRIKNNMFNAFSNYNTGNKNVCTQQGLYNFNSSTLCKKKVTQHVNKQYSARKTNLLQFCKNTQCARNSFFFNRKIISPKRYIKWRKAKSCITIHKICSLEKFKLKRMHSHPNLLRQHDLELNDSLLYDSSIPMTKNKGFLSTCKLNSSILSKLSHLNFSPMLKQHVVINPCKQIPEIYQKQKYTPLPSPLPIPAKVAKLSTSEYGSRSSFASDESYLNMSSKSCILKDDHIKLDKQKDKPLSLVVDESNVNALPDLASVRAHIVKAEWFWTSVQNEGAADEKEYLFEDYLESVLSPTVSVRRDSQQAATPSTASTRRKRKRLAETLSSLVQNGADSPALHKRRSSISDAGHLSVSGSFLDCTTSPDKPLLDDIPEVEAVNTDTSRKNLSPRHQVFLELVQTESNYVGILSTIMTLFKSPLEDLIDTTGELLNCTEAKIIFGNFPPIYEVHKKMLEELRYSTTHWMEDNSIGNIFLKFAPDLVKAYPPYVNFFENTKEMLDQCDQNKPRFHAFLKVCQTKPECGRQSLKELLIKPVQRLPSISLLLNDILKHTNKNNPDHSALELSISSIKEVMTYINEDKRKTEGQLVMFDIFNEIDNCPPHLVSSHRSFIGKCDVMELGEGLSGRGDHLVLFLFTDTLEICKKRSKAFNSLKSPNTANGLHTTKLSQGKPYKHIKMLSLSTIKKVVDIRETDECHKVFALMVRSNQELKEKLFSFTITDEEVNKTNYLRTLCRQMANTVCKADADTFLISLDSHQLEIDTSDVALGTLSKAFKFASRTRMKVGRAFSFNKTPSKLKRAMSTMMSPFGSTNSLTPASQQLAQMRLASCNNINELGNGGSGSPSRDDVLVAPMSVQPTRKAKCSSLSMASLRRNCSEEVMQDKSDL; encoded by the exons ATGGAAGAGCAAAGTGTTCACAGCAGTATCAGTGATATAAATAGTGAAGAGGCAGTTAGAAGCGAGC CTCTGATTATACCACGTAAGAAAAGGATATGCTTGATTGGTGCAGCTGGCGATGATCCTGCACTTGGTGCTGCTGCTCAGCAGTTTAGCGTACCTGTTCTCAAATCTGAAACTGGTTTAGAACATGTAGAAGATACATCATATTGTACTTACTTTATATTAAAGAAGTTCGAGGGACCTGAATATGATGCTCTTCATAAAAGTGCACATAG AATATTGGGACCAACAGCACTTCTGCAGTTGGCAGAAAAAAAGGACTCATTACCTAGTATTACTAGACCAATGTATACACAAGCCATGGTAGGCACAGTAGTAGTGTTTACTGGATTTAGGAAAAAGGATGAATTG aCCAAGTTGATTAATATGATTCACAATATGGGTGGAAGTATTAGGAAAGAAATGGGTGCAAAAGTGACGCATCTCATTGCTAATTGTTGTGGTGGAGATAAGTATAGATATGCTGTTACATTTCGGGTCCCTATTATGTCCATGGAGTGGGTGACAGCATTATGGAATGCCAAAGACGATATTTCCAGTTATGGAAATAATGAAGAACtg ATTACAACTTATAAGCTAAAACCATTTTTTGGTGCAAAAGTATGTTTCTTTGGTTTTCCTGATGAAGAGAAACGTCATATGTGTGAGGTTTTACAACAACAAGGAGGTGAATCTACAGAAATTGATGATCCAAATTGCACACATGTG GTAACAGATTTAGGAAGTCATCAGTACAAGAATTCAAACAATACTTTTGACACGCTGCCATATACTAAAAATCCTAATCATATTTCATATCcttatttaaaaacaaaaccgttttccttctctttttataATCCATACACTAATACCATTCCTAACACAAAACTGATAAATTCTTCACATACTTTCcattttaataatacaaatttaaccAAAAAACTGAGTACAAGACGCTTTTCACATTGTTTCTGTTCTAATGTTCCTCAACATTTtgaatttcaagaaaataagTGTGCTTATTCtatattaaatgatattagTCAGGATTCAGCAATTTGTATGGATGATAATTTATATGATTATCCAAGTTTATCAGATGAATCTTTTATGTCTGAGTTTTCTATAGGACGAGCTGATTCTGGTGTTAGTATGTCTAATGTAATACAAACAAATGACGTTAATGCATTACAAGAAAGCAATTTTCCTGTTACATCTACTATGTTGGATATGcattctatatctttatctACATCATCTTCATTTCTATGTAATGATAAAAGAATTAAGAACAATATGTTTAATGCTTTTTCGAATTATAACACTGGTAATAAAAACGTGTGCACTCAACAAgggttatataattttaactcTTCTACATTATGTAAAAAGAAGGTTACTCAACATGTAAACAAGCAGTATTCTGCTAGAAAAACTAATTTGTTACAGTTTTGTAAGAATACGCAGTGTGCCcgaaattcctttttttttaacagaAAAATTATATCTCCTAAACGGTATATCAAGTGGCGAAAAGCTAAATCTTGTATTACaattcataaaatttgttctctggaaaaatttaaattaaaaagaatgcaTTCTCATCCTAATTTATTAAGACAACATGATTTAGAACTTAATGATTCTCTTTTGTATGATTCATCTATACCAATGACAAAAAACAAGGGTTTTTTGAGTACATGTAAACTGAACTCTTCTATTTTGTCAAAACTTAgtcatttaaatttttctcCAATGCTTAAACAGCATGTGGTTATTAATCCATGCAAGCAAATTCCAGAAATTTATCAAAAGCAAAAATATACTCCTTTACCTAGTCCCCTGCCCATCCCTGCTAAGGTAGCAAAATTATCAACTTCTGAATATGGCTCAAGAAGTTCTTTTGCATCAGATGAAAGTTATTTAAATATGTCTTCTAAAAGTTGCATTCTGAAAGATGATCATATAAAATTGGACAAACAGAAGGACAAGCCATTATCTTtg GTTGTAGATGAATCAAACGTAAATGCATTACCAGATTTAGCTTCTGTGAGAGCACATATCGTGAAAGCAGAGTGGTTTTGGACGTCTGTGCAGAATGAGGGTGCAGCTGACGAAAAGGAATATTTATTTGAAGAT taTTTGGAATCCGTTCTATCACCAACTGTATCAGTTAGACGTGATAGTCAACAAGCTGCTACTCCAAGTACAGCATCTACAAGACGAAAACGCAAACGCTTAGCAGAAACTTTATCTAGTCTGGTTCAAAATGGTGCAGATTCTCCAGCATTGCATAAGAGACGATCCAGCATCAGTGATGCAGGACATTTAAGTGTTAGTGGAAGCTTTCTTGATTGTACAACGAGTCCGGACAAACCATTACTTGATG ATATTCCAGAAGTGGAAGCTGTTAATACAGACACCTCTAGAAAAAATTTATCTCCGCGTCATCAAGTTTTCTTAGAATTAGTACAAACAGAATCTAATTATGTTGGTATTCTCAGTACAATTATGACG CTGTTTAAATCTCCACTAGAAGATCTTATAGATACAACTGGCGAGTTATTAAATTGCACAGAAGCTAAAattatatttggaaattttccaCCTATTTATGAAGTtcataaaaaaatgttagaagAACTGAGATACAGCACTACTCATTGGATGGAGGACAATAGTATAGGTAATATATTTCTGAAGTTCGCACCTGACCTAGTCAAGGCGTATCCACCGTATGTCAACTTCTTCGAAAATACAAAGGAAATGCTCGATCAATGTGATCAAAACAAACCACGATTTCATGCTTTTCTGAAGGTTTGTCAGACGAAACCTGAATGTGGCAGACAAAGTTTAAAGGAACTGTTAATTAAACCAGTACAAAGGTTACCCAGTATTAGTTTGTTATTAAACG ATATCCTTAaacatacaaataaaaataatccagATCATAGCGCTTTGGAGTTATCAATTAGCAGTATTAAAGAAGTTATGACCTATATAAACGAGGATAAAAGAAAAACTGAAGGTCAATTGGttatgtttgatatttttaacgaaattgaCAACTGTCCACCGCATTTAGTTTCTTCACACCGATCATTTATTGGCAAATGTGATGTGATGGAACTTGGTGAGGGTCTAAGTGGACGTGGGGATCATTTAGTTTTGTTTTTGTTTACCGATACTCTCGAAATATGCAAGAAAAGGTCAAAGgcttttaattcattaaaaagtCCTAATACAGCAAATGGATTGCATACAACTAAACTAAGTCAAGGGAAACCCTATAAACATATTAAGATGTTATCACTTAGTACGATAAAAAAGGTTGTTGATATTCGAGAAACGGATG AATGTCATAAAGTGTTTGCTTTAATGGTGAGAAGTAATCAAGAGTTaaaggaaaaattattttcatttacaattacTGATGAGGAAGTAAATAAGACAAATTATTTACGAACCTTGTGTAGACAAATGGCTAATACAGTGTGTAAAGCTGATGCG GATACGTTCCTGATAAGTCTTGATTCGCATCAACTTGAAATTGACACAAGCGACGTAGCATTAGGAACATTAAGTAAAGCATTTAA GTTCGCATCTCGTACTCGGATGAAAGTTGGCAGGGCGTTTAGTTTTAATAAAACTCCAAGCAAATTAAAGAGAGCAATGTCAACAATGATGTCGCCATTCGGATCCACTAACAGCCTTACCCCGGCGAGTCAACAACTTGCACAGATGCGGCTTGCTAGTTGCAACAATATTAAC GAGCTGGGTAATGGTGGTTCAGGCTCGCCATCTAGAGATGATGTTCTAGTAGCACCTATGTCGGTTCAACCGACACGAAAGGCCAAATGCAGTTCCCTCAGTATGGCTTCGTTAAGAAG AAATTGTTCAGAGGAAGTCATGCAGGACAAATCCGATCTTTGA